In one window of Macadamia integrifolia cultivar HAES 741 chromosome 2, SCU_Mint_v3, whole genome shotgun sequence DNA:
- the LOC122068193 gene encoding disease resistance protein RUN1-like — protein MESRVGSSSYDVFINFRGEDTRNTFVGHLHMALKDRGIHAFIDSKDLWKGEDIEPVLLGAIKGSKLSIAVLSERYAESSWCLRELAQMLECHRTSGQVIFPIFFKVKTSHVKNQTGCFEISPQRHGKESPQTLQRWKDTLRAIGDKSGWVFDNGYDQSELIKSVVQSAWIRLNMVPLIGVKHPVGLEFRIESVLSLLKISSTDVQFLGICGVGGIGKTTIATAVYNCIFKNFSRSCFLEDIREQASQLNGMVCLQEKLLYSIFRQKIKICNSREGSRLIKERLANTDILLILDDVGHRSQLNALADPDWFGPGSRIIVTTRDQNVLIGIAESNRKLYEPEELNEEESLWLFSSYAFSTDQPPDDYMQLSVDIVGTTGGLPLALEVLGSDLSFVEDKEVWKSRHRILKQIPHNDVYGKLKLSFDNLQDDIEKAMFLDAACFFIGWKKETIISIWEACGFEPRYRIEVLKRKSLLKIDESNTLWMHDQIRDMGRGIVYLQSPLEPGKRSRVWFHDDSMKALNGGKGNEMVEGLLLGFNSNDGFFFNWVHSKDYDNICLHTKDFEKMPKLRLLKVEGATLEGSFQRLPSGLRWLSWWSSPLANFYHEDLVMLDLRHGQFRQAWNNWPENKLFQQLKVLQLSWCLNLSESPNFSGFPRLERLYLDSCHSLINLHESIGELQQLVCLNLENCILLRELPDSICMLRSLQNLILTDCFSLGKLPESIGDLKESLVELFLNGTNIKVLPDGVGILKKLEVLDLYGNHALMYLPGSMENMKSLHCLILGGGDKLLLCRPKLPSSLIKFHVWETKFESLPDIQNMKNLEKLYLANVCVKVEQFRGFVKTRNDEFSERICKVDRRSCIVTNRWWHTQGQGTFLWGNIESWRQIWIPLQKIDEVRPGVWIPHVRGRSHTHGRCALCPPPPHGLWIQTRFLIPDDDEICSSRLIMHVSLSVSVHEGILLEYIQKDLTLKSFIHSKDKKIDCKIKLRIEGMKITGRDHIEYIQEFEGFDWFGVQLEGRDAIEISIVDLNLCRSFEKNINIDCTGLNLFLIKEGPMFDNQLSSCHYYGKRFLEIVRYN, from the exons ATGGAGTCACGCGTTGGATCTTCAAGTTATGATGTGTTTATCAACTTCAGAGGCGAAGACACCCGCAATACTTTTGTTGGTCACCTTCACATGGCTCTGAAGGATCGTGGAATCCATGCTTTCATTGACAGCAAAGATCTGTGGAAAGGAGAAGATATTGAGCCCGTACTCCTCGGAGCAATAAAAGGTTCCAAGCTCTCGATTGCTGTCTTAAGTGAAAGATACGCAGAGAGTAGTTGGTGCCTCAGGGAGCTCGCTCAGATGCTGGAATGTCATCGAACCAGTGGTCAagttatttttcccattttcttcaAGGTGAAGACATCTCACGTTAAGAATCAAACTGGATGTTTTGAGATTTCTCCTCAGAGACATGGCAAGGAGTCGCCCCAAACTCTACAGAGATGGAAGGACACTTTGCGAGCTATAGGAGATAAGAGTGGATGGGTTTTTGACAACGG ATATGATCAATCAGAGTTGATCAAGTCAGTTGTTCAAAGTGCTTGGATCCGATTGAATATGGTTCCCTTGATAGGTGTTAAACACCCTGTTGGATTAGAATTCCGCATAGAATCTGTATTATCTCTACTAAAAATCAGTTCTACAGATGTTCAGTTCTTGGGGATATGTGGTGTAGGTGGCATTGGGAAGACAACCATTGCGACAGCGGTATACAATTGCATCTTTAAAAACTTTAGTAGGAGTTGTTTTCTTGAAGACATTAGAGAGCAAGCATCACAGCTCAATGGTATGGTTTGTTTGCAAGAGAAACTTCTCTACAGTATATTTCggcagaaaataaaaatatgcaatTCTAGAGAAGGATCAAGATTGATAAAAGAAAGACTTGCAAATACAGATATTCTTCTCATTCTTGATGATGTGGGTCATCGTTCCCAATTAAATGCATTGGCTGATCCCGATTGGTTTGGTCCTGGAAGTAGGATAATCGTGACAACTAGAGATCAGAACGTTCTAATCGGAATTGCTGAAAGTAATAGAAAACTATACGAGCCTGAAGAATTGAACGAGGAAGAAAGTCTTTGGCTCTTCAGTTCATACGCTTTTTCTACAGACCAACCTCCTGATGATTATATGCAGCTTTCAGTTGATATAGTAGGCACTACAGGAGGGTTGCCCTTAGCCTTGGAGGTTTTGGGTTCTGATTTATCTTTTGTAGAAGATAAAGAAGTATGGAAAAGTAGGCATCGTATATTGAAACAAATTCCTCATAATGATGTCTATGGAAAGTTAAAACTAAGCTTTGATAATTTGCAAGATGATATTGAAAAAGCCATGTTTCTTGATGCTGCATGCTTTTTCATAGGATGGAAGAAAGAAACCATAATTTCCATATGGGAAGCTTGTGGCTTTGAACCGAGATACCGCATAGAAGTTCTGAAAAGAAAATCCCTCTTAAAGATTGATGAATCGAATACATTGTGGATGCACGATCAGATTCGAGACATGGGAAGGGGAATTGTGTACCTTCAAAGTCCTCTAGAACCTGGTAAACGTAGCAGGGTATGGTTTCATGACGATAGCATGAAGGCATTAAATGGTGGTAAG GGGAATGAAATGGTTGAAGGTCTCCTCCTTGGCTTCAATTCAAATGATGGTTTTTTCTTTAATTGGGTACATTCAAAAGATTACGACAACATTTGTTTACATACTAAAGACTTTGAGAAGATGCCTAAACTAAGATTACTAAAAGTtgaaggagcaaccttggaGGGAAGCTTTCAGCGTCTTCCTTCTGGGTTAAGATGGCTCAGTTGGTGGAGTTCTCCATTGGCCAACTTTTATCATGAAGATTTAGTTATGCTTGACTTAAGACATGGACAGTTTAGACAAGCTTGGAATAACTGGCCTGAAAATAAG TTGTTTCAACAATTGAAAGTTCTTCAACTCAGTTGGTGTCTGAATCTGTCCGAGTCTCCCAACTTCTCAGGATTTCCTCGTTTAGAGAGGTTGTATCTTGATAGTTGCCACAGTTTAATTAATTTACACGAATCCATTGGGGAGCTCCAGCAGCTTGTTTGCTTGAACTTGGAAAATTGCATTTTGCTTAGGGAACTCCCAGACAGTATATGTATGTTGCGTTCTCTTCAAAACCTTATTCTCACTGATTGCTTCTCACTCGGCAAGTTGCCTGAATCCATTGGTGATCTAAAAGAATCTTTAGTTGAGCTTTTCTTGAACGGCACAAATATTAAAGTGCTGCCTGATGGTGTTGGAATATTAAAAAAGCTGGAGGTATTAGATCTTTATGGCAATCATGCATTAATGTATCTGCCAGGGTCAATGGAAAATATGAAGTCTTTGCACTGCTTAATCCTTGGTGGAGGTGACAAGCTTCTTCTGTGCAGACCAAAGCTTCCATCTAGTTTAATTAAATTTCATGTTTGGgaaacaaaatttgaaagtttACCAGACATACAAAACATGAAAAACTTGGAGAAATTGTACCTTGCAAATGTTTGTGTAAAGGTCGAGCAATTTAGAGGCTTCGTGAAGACAAGGAACGATGAATTCAGTGAAAGGATCTGTAAAGTGGATAGACGCTCCTGCATTGTAACAAATCGTTGGTGGCATACACAAGGCCAG GGAACATTTCTGTGGGGTAACATTGAAAGTTGGAGACAGATTTGGATACCTTTGCAAAAGATAGATGAAGTTCGCCCTGGGGTGTGGATCCCACACGTCAGAGGGAGGTCCCACACCCATGGAAGGTGTGCACTCTGTCCCCCGCCCCCACATGGGTTGTGGATCCAAACTCGTTTCTTGATTCCTGATGATGATGAGATCTGTAGCAGCAGGTTAATTATGCATGTTTCTTTGAGTGTCTCCGTACATGAAGGCATACTATTGGAGTATATACAAAAAGATCTCACTCTAAAATCTTTTATCCATagcaaagataaaaaaattgattgtaaaattaaGCTGAGAATTGAAGGTATGAAAATAACAGGTCGAGATCATATAGAATATATTCAAGAATTCGAAGGGTTTGATTGGTTTGGGGTTCAGCTGGAAGGCAGAGATGCTATTGAGATATCAATTGTAGACTTAAATTTGTGTCgttcatttgaaaaaaatattaatattgatTGCACGGGGTTGAACCTGTTCCTGATAAAAGAGGGGCCGATGTTTGACAACCAATTGAGTTCATGCCATTATTATGGTAAGAGATTTCTTGAAATTGTAAGATataattga
- the LOC122071902 gene encoding disease resistance protein Roq1-like has product MEPLVARSSSYDVFISFRGEDNRNTFVGHLYRALKDCGIHAFVDSKDLWKGEDIEPALLRAIKGSKLSIAVFSERYAESNWCLRELSQMLECHRTNGNCEVGDKAVNT; this is encoded by the exons ATGGAGCCATTGGTTGCTCGATCTTCAAGTTATGATGTTTTCATCAGCTTCAGAGGGGAAGACAACCGCAATACCTTTGTTGGCCACCTTTACAGAGCTCTAAAGGATTGTGGAATCCATGCTTTTGTTGACAGCAAAGATCTATGGAAAGGAGAAGATATTGAACCCGCACTTCTCAGAGCAATAAAAGGCTCGAAGCTCTCAATTGCTGTCTTCAGTGAAAGATACGCAGAAAGCAATTGGTGCCTCAGGGAGCTTTCTCAGATGCTAGAATGTCATAGAACCAATG GTAACTGTGAAGTTGGCGACAAAGCTGTGAATACCTGA